Proteins from a genomic interval of Chryseobacterium indologenes:
- a CDS encoding M28 family peptidase produces MKKIAVLLLTGIIAQNMGAQSFIQAYQDRADMVTQTNITTNLQDFANLGIKTTGSPANTNALEWLKSKYVSFGYTAGQITEDPFTSGSISSKNLVITKTGTLYPNKYVIVCGHFDSLNGPGVNDNGSGTSIILEAARILRDVPTEYSIKFIHFSGEEQGLLGSKHYANTVAYQGNTRVLDTRLVFNLDQVGGVMGNLNNTVYCDQDLGGVSSNNAASATVTQELRNCTALYSPLQTAVDPAESTDYIPFEQKGEVITGFFERIRSSYPHTSDDTFDNTDPVYIYNIGKAAVGAIQHFAVATGTLGTDEVRSKNALEEIKISPNPAKDMIRIRIPDSIVKNFSFEITDLAGHSLLKKVSESEIDISSLENGAYIGILKSGNQIVVRKILVKK; encoded by the coding sequence ATGAAAAAAATCGCGGTTCTTTTATTAACAGGAATTATTGCACAAAACATGGGAGCCCAGAGCTTTATTCAGGCTTACCAGGACAGGGCTGATATGGTGACCCAGACAAATATTACGACAAATCTTCAGGATTTTGCCAATCTGGGAATCAAGACAACCGGATCCCCTGCGAATACCAATGCTTTAGAATGGCTTAAAAGTAAATATGTTTCCTTCGGATATACTGCCGGTCAGATTACTGAAGACCCTTTTACTTCAGGAAGTATTAGTTCCAAAAATTTAGTAATTACAAAGACCGGAACGCTATATCCTAACAAATATGTTATTGTTTGCGGGCATTTTGATTCTCTTAATGGTCCAGGCGTTAATGATAACGGTAGTGGAACTTCGATTATCCTGGAAGCAGCAAGGATTCTGAGAGATGTTCCTACGGAATATTCTATAAAATTCATCCATTTTTCGGGGGAAGAACAAGGGTTATTAGGAAGTAAACATTACGCAAATACTGTTGCCTATCAGGGTAATACACGTGTTTTAGATACCAGATTAGTATTCAATCTGGACCAGGTAGGCGGTGTAATGGGAAATCTTAATAATACGGTGTATTGTGATCAGGATCTTGGAGGCGTTTCCAGCAATAATGCCGCATCAGCTACAGTTACTCAGGAACTTAGAAATTGTACAGCACTCTACTCTCCGCTACAGACCGCTGTTGACCCGGCCGAATCAACCGATTATATTCCTTTCGAACAGAAAGGGGAAGTGATTACCGGTTTTTTTGAAAGGATAAGAAGCAGCTATCCACATACGTCTGATGATACTTTTGACAATACGGACCCTGTTTATATTTATAATATCGGTAAAGCTGCTGTAGGAGCTATACAACACTTTGCTGTCGCTACCGGTACACTGGGAACTGATGAAGTACGCTCAAAAAACGCACTGGAAGAAATAAAAATTTCTCCCAATCCGGCAAAAGATATGATTCGTATCCGCATCCCGGATTCTATTGTAAAAAATTTTAGTTTTGAAATCACAGATTTAGCAGGACACTCTCTATTAAAAAAAGTCAGCGAATCTGAAATTGATATTTCAAGTTTGGAAAACGGAGCTTACATCGGGATTTTAAAATCCGGAAATCAGATTGTGGTGCGAAAGATTCTTGTTAAAAAATAA
- a CDS encoding M20/M25/M40 family metallo-hydrolase encodes MKKIAAFLLTSVITQHITAQSLIQSYKQRADMVTQANISNNLQEFSDLGVKQTGSVQNTNTLNWLKNKYVSYGYTAGQITEDPFNFTIGNTTVNSTNLVITKTGTVYPDKYVIICGHYDTIVGPGVSDNGSGTSILLEAARILKDVPTEYSIKFIHFSGEEQGLEGSYHYADNIAYQGNTRQLDIKLVLNIDQVGGKIGNTNTTITCERDTGGVPGNNAASNTATQELATCTGLYSPLQTSISYAYSSDYMPFEAKGYTITGFYEYTRSNNEHTVNGTLANIDPVYVLNVGKAAVGALQHFAVASITSDNLGTAEIAHQKLLDAIKIYPNPVKDTLMIELPQKVQSYSVEINDMTGNRVMNIANRNKLDISALTNGVYTVTIKTDKGDTTKKIIVEK; translated from the coding sequence ATGAAAAAAATCGCTGCTTTTTTACTGACATCTGTCATTACACAACATATAACTGCCCAAAGCCTTATTCAGTCTTATAAGCAAAGAGCAGATATGGTAACCCAGGCTAATATCAGCAACAACCTCCAGGAATTTTCTGATCTTGGAGTAAAACAAACGGGTTCAGTTCAGAATACCAACACCTTAAACTGGCTGAAGAACAAATATGTTTCTTACGGATATACGGCTGGTCAGATTACAGAAGATCCTTTCAATTTCACCATTGGAAATACAACGGTCAACAGTACCAATCTTGTGATCACTAAAACAGGAACCGTCTATCCCGATAAATATGTTATCATTTGTGGCCATTACGATACCATTGTTGGTCCGGGAGTCAGTGATAACGGAAGCGGAACTTCCATTTTACTGGAGGCTGCAAGAATATTAAAAGATGTTCCTACAGAATATTCCATAAAATTCATCCATTTTTCCGGAGAAGAACAGGGACTGGAAGGCAGTTATCATTATGCCGACAATATTGCCTACCAGGGAAATACCCGTCAGCTGGATATTAAGCTTGTTCTTAATATTGACCAGGTAGGAGGAAAAATAGGAAATACAAATACCACTATTACCTGTGAAAGAGATACAGGCGGAGTACCCGGAAATAATGCAGCCTCCAATACTGCTACACAGGAATTAGCGACGTGTACAGGCCTCTACTCGCCTCTTCAAACTTCTATATCTTATGCGTACAGTTCTGATTATATGCCTTTCGAGGCCAAAGGCTACACGATCACCGGTTTTTACGAATACACAAGAAGTAATAACGAACATACGGTAAATGGTACTCTTGCGAATATAGATCCGGTCTATGTTTTGAATGTGGGTAAAGCAGCAGTAGGTGCTTTGCAGCATTTTGCAGTAGCTTCTATAACTTCTGATAATCTGGGGACAGCTGAAATTGCCCATCAAAAATTACTGGACGCCATAAAAATATATCCTAACCCTGTTAAAGATACACTCATGATAGAATTGCCGCAAAAGGTACAATCGTACAGTGTAGAGATCAATGATATGACAGGAAACAGAGTCATGAATATTGCCAACCGTAATAAATTAGATATTTCAGCATTGACAAATGGAGTGTATACAGTCACCATAAAAACAGACAAAGGTGATACCACTAAGAAAATAATTGTTGAAAAATAG
- a CDS encoding HNH endonuclease, whose translation MVYDKADRLILTQDANLRNQEQWLFTKYDQFGRIAYTGIMPGTTRTSMQNQIGNQIITETQTSIGFSKSGRIAYYTNTYLSDLTTLLSINYYDTYPRDTRKFPPAKILDQFVINFDAASNGGISTQGLPTASYVKNIEDDKWTMNYIYYDTKGRVIGTHSSNHLGGYTRKESKLDFAGVAQQMITQHKRLDTDTERVITENFEYDAQNRLKKHWHRVDSNPQELLAENTYNELSQLSNKKVGNNLQSIDYAYNIRGWMTKINDPSNLNGKLFGYALKYQNPVYSNVSTGKYNGNISEIDWVSADNGTVKRYNYQFDGLDRLKNGIYSEPNTTIPQNNYYNETLSYDVNGNIQTLKRNRFVQNLGVQLMDNLSYTYTGNRLNTVTDASGNYGGYPIGGNTIKYDANGNMINHLDKGISSIKYNYLNLPNYIKFNRDYVPHDDTIAYKSNTKYLYNAGGIKLRKTYIYGSGRGNLTETIEKTDYLDGFQYDNDVLSFVPTTEGYYDFKKNTYIYNYTDQLGNIRLAYYKDASGNVKIDRTTNYYPFGLEFGAELSTSNSITPNYRYSSQGQEKQRETGWSSYRWRNYDATMARFFNVDPLSEKYAYQSHYNFSENRVVDGRELEGLEWIPLPIYGVGAMPPPPVYAGKEGAGSSIYETAKSNAINNYNGLIRGLGTQINVLAAVGSTGLVIAKKVLKSEGGSKAESKGSDTKEGNNKERLSKIPKPGRGKGTVEKKDRDPKRTLSEKDKKELIEEKDGKCEGCGKEVDSKTSDAHHTKRHADGGETTKENTNILCKDCHKEMHR comes from the coding sequence ATGGTCTATGATAAAGCTGACCGTTTAATTCTCACTCAGGATGCTAACTTACGTAATCAGGAACAGTGGTTGTTCACCAAATATGATCAGTTTGGACGTATTGCCTATACCGGAATCATGCCCGGAACGACCCGTACATCTATGCAAAACCAGATCGGAAATCAGATTATTACCGAAACACAGACCAGCATCGGTTTTTCAAAAAGCGGCAGAATTGCATACTATACCAATACATATCTTAGTGATCTGACCACTCTCCTTAGTATCAACTATTATGATACCTATCCAAGAGACACCAGGAAATTTCCTCCTGCTAAAATCCTTGATCAATTTGTGATCAATTTTGATGCCGCTTCTAATGGTGGTATTTCAACACAGGGTTTACCAACGGCATCGTATGTAAAAAACATTGAAGATGATAAGTGGACCATGAATTATATATACTATGATACCAAAGGCAGGGTAATAGGAACCCATTCTAGCAATCATTTGGGAGGATATACCCGAAAAGAATCTAAGCTTGATTTTGCCGGTGTAGCCCAACAGATGATTACTCAACATAAGAGACTGGATACCGATACAGAAAGAGTCATTACAGAAAATTTTGAATATGATGCTCAAAACAGATTAAAGAAGCATTGGCATCGGGTAGATAGTAACCCTCAGGAATTATTGGCAGAAAACACATATAATGAGTTGTCTCAGCTTTCCAATAAAAAAGTAGGAAACAATTTACAAAGTATTGATTATGCTTATAATATCAGAGGCTGGATGACCAAGATTAATGATCCATCAAATCTGAACGGAAAACTATTCGGATATGCATTGAAATATCAGAATCCTGTCTACTCCAATGTTTCTACCGGAAAATACAACGGTAATATTTCTGAGATAGATTGGGTAAGTGCTGATAATGGTACGGTAAAACGATATAATTATCAATTTGATGGACTAGACAGATTAAAAAATGGAATCTATTCTGAGCCTAATACCACCATACCACAGAATAATTATTACAATGAGACCTTAAGCTATGATGTGAACGGAAATATCCAAACCCTTAAAAGAAACAGATTTGTACAAAATTTAGGCGTTCAGCTGATGGATAACCTCAGCTATACCTATACCGGGAACAGGCTTAATACAGTAACCGATGCTTCAGGAAACTATGGAGGCTATCCCATAGGAGGAAATACGATTAAATACGATGCAAATGGAAATATGATTAACCATTTGGACAAAGGAATTAGTAGTATTAAATATAATTACCTTAATCTTCCCAACTACATTAAGTTTAACAGAGACTATGTTCCTCACGATGATACCATTGCTTATAAAAGTAATACAAAATACCTGTACAATGCTGGTGGTATAAAGCTGCGAAAGACCTATATCTATGGATCAGGAAGGGGCAACCTTACGGAAACCATAGAAAAAACAGATTATCTGGACGGGTTTCAGTATGACAATGATGTATTAAGTTTTGTTCCTACTACGGAAGGCTATTATGATTTTAAAAAGAATACTTATATTTACAACTATACCGATCAGCTGGGAAACATCAGATTAGCGTATTACAAAGATGCTTCCGGAAATGTGAAAATAGATAGGACAACGAACTATTATCCATTTGGGCTAGAATTCGGGGCAGAATTAAGTACATCCAATTCAATCACTCCGAATTATAGGTATTCTTCTCAGGGACAGGAGAAACAAAGAGAAACCGGATGGAGCTCTTACCGATGGAGAAATTATGATGCTACGATGGCGAGGTTCTTCAATGTGGATCCACTTAGTGAAAAATACGCTTATCAGTCGCATTATAATTTCTCAGAGAACAGAGTTGTAGATGGTAGAGAATTAGAGGGGCTTGAATGGATACCCCTACCTATCTATGGAGTTGGAGCTATGCCCCCTCCTCCGGTTTACGCTGGAAAAGAGGGAGCAGGTTCTTCTATTTATGAAACAGCGAAGAGTAATGCCATTAATAATTATAATGGCTTAATACGAGGGCTGGGTACTCAAATTAATGTTCTTGCAGCAGTAGGTAGTACCGGATTAGTTATTGCAAAAAAAGTTCTGAAAAGTGAAGGAGGTAGTAAAGCGGAAAGTAAAGGAAGTGATACAAAAGAAGGTAATAATAAAGAAAGATTATCTAAAATACCTAAACCTGGGAGGGGAAAAGGAACTGTAGAGAAAAAGGATAGGGACCCTAAGAGAACTTTATCAGAAAAAGATAAAAAAGAATTAATTGAGGAAAAAGATGGCAAGTGTGAGGGCTGTGGTAAAGAAGTAGATAGTAAAACATCTGATGCACATCATACCAAAAGACATGCAGATGGCGGTGAAACAACAAAAGAAAATACTAACATCCTTTGTAAAGATTGTCATAAAGAAATGCATAGATAA
- the rplT gene encoding 50S ribosomal protein L20, whose protein sequence is MPRSVNAVASRARRKKVLKQAKGFFGRRKNVWTVAKNAVEKAMQYAYRGRKEKKRNFRALWITRINAGTREHGMSYSQFMGALKKNNIELNRKVLADLAMNHPEAFKAVVDQVK, encoded by the coding sequence ATGCCAAGATCAGTAAATGCCGTAGCTTCAAGAGCTCGCAGAAAGAAAGTTTTAAAGCAAGCTAAAGGTTTTTTCGGTAGAAGAAAGAACGTTTGGACAGTAGCTAAAAACGCGGTAGAAAAAGCAATGCAATATGCTTACCGTGGTAGAAAAGAGAAAAAGAGAAACTTCAGAGCCCTTTGGATCACTCGTATCAACGCGGGAACCAGAGAGCACGGAATGTCTTACTCTCAATTTATGGGAGCTCTTAAAAAGAACAACATTGAGCTTAACAGAAAAGTTTTAGCAGATTTAGCAATGAATCACCCTGAAGCTTTCAAAGCTGTTGTAGATCAAGTAAAATAA
- a CDS encoding M28 family peptidase, with the protein MKKITTILCVSVMLQSITAQTFIQAYKDRADMVTQTNITTNLQEFGNLGIKTTGSVANTNALNWIKNKYTSYGYTASQMVESSFTYGSKTSKNLIITKTGTLYPNKFVIICGHYDTLNGPGVNDNGSGTSIILEAARILKDVPTEYSIKFIHFSGEEQGLIGSTHYVNNVVYQGGVRKLDIKLVFNLDQVGGVKGNNNNTVYCDEDQGGVSSNNTASAAVTQQLRNCTALYSPLQTAVDPAEASDYIPFEQKGEVITGFFERIRSSYPHTSKDTFANVDPVYVYNIGKAAVGALQHFATASTTLTVNKTAAANSLESARFYPNPASTILNIEMPDPALTRFSFEMTNLTGKSLLKKNNETKIDVSGLEKGVYIGILKAGEQTVVKNILIDR; encoded by the coding sequence ATGAAAAAAATCACAACAATTTTATGTGTTTCAGTAATGCTACAGAGTATTACTGCCCAGACCTTTATCCAGGCTTATAAGGACAGAGCAGATATGGTTACCCAGACAAATATCACTACCAATCTACAGGAGTTTGGAAATTTAGGGATAAAAACAACCGGGTCCGTTGCTAATACCAATGCTCTGAATTGGATCAAAAACAAATATACTTCTTATGGGTATACGGCAAGTCAAATGGTAGAAAGCTCATTCACGTACGGATCAAAAACTTCTAAAAATCTGATCATCACCAAAACCGGAACACTTTATCCGAACAAATTTGTTATTATCTGCGGACACTATGACACCCTCAACGGGCCAGGTGTAAATGATAACGGTAGCGGTACTTCTATTATCCTGGAAGCTGCAAGAATATTAAAGGATGTCCCTACCGAGTATTCAATCAAGTTTATCCATTTTTCCGGTGAAGAGCAGGGACTTATAGGAAGCACGCATTATGTAAATAACGTTGTATATCAGGGAGGTGTCCGCAAACTGGATATCAAACTGGTCTTTAACCTGGATCAGGTGGGTGGCGTGAAAGGAAATAACAACAATACAGTCTATTGTGATGAAGATCAGGGAGGCGTTTCCAGTAATAATACTGCCTCTGCTGCCGTGACTCAACAGCTCAGAAACTGTACGGCACTCTACTCTCCTCTTCAGACCGCTGTTGATCCTGCAGAAGCCAGTGATTATATTCCTTTTGAACAAAAAGGAGAAGTTATCACAGGATTTTTTGAAAGAATAAGAAGCAGCTATCCACACACATCCAAAGATACTTTTGCCAATGTAGATCCTGTATATGTTTATAATATCGGAAAAGCTGCCGTAGGGGCTTTACAGCATTTCGCAACCGCTTCTACCACATTAACAGTGAATAAGACGGCAGCAGCGAATTCTCTGGAATCCGCCAGGTTTTACCCCAATCCCGCCAGTACGATCCTGAATATTGAAATGCCGGATCCTGCATTAACACGTTTTAGTTTTGAGATGACCAATCTGACCGGAAAATCACTGCTTAAAAAGAACAACGAAACAAAAATCGATGTGTCCGGTCTTGAAAAAGGAGTTTATATCGGAATCCTGAAAGCCGGTGAACAGACGGTTGTAAAAAATATTCTGATCGACAGATGA
- a CDS encoding ankyrin repeat domain-containing protein gives MNEYDENLLQEAISSKAFEIIKYLLECDININHADRDGKTPLHFSTAYNDYDTTQFLLDNKSIEIDKKDIHGNNPMWVATFNARGYYDVVKLLKQAGANPNSKNNNNKSALDFAKQIEDQDLEKILAN, from the coding sequence ATAAACGAGTATGATGAAAATCTTCTTCAGGAAGCAATATCCAGTAAAGCTTTTGAGATCATTAAGTATCTTTTAGAATGTGATATAAATATCAATCATGCTGATAGAGACGGCAAGACTCCATTACATTTCAGTACAGCATATAATGATTATGATACAACACAGTTTTTGCTTGATAACAAATCTATTGAAATAGATAAAAAAGATATTCATGGAAACAATCCCATGTGGGTGGCTACTTTCAATGCACGAGGTTATTATGATGTTGTAAAATTATTAAAACAAGCTGGCGCAAATCCTAATTCAAAAAATAACAATAATAAATCTGCTTTAGATTTTGCAAAACAAATCGAAGATCAAGATTTAGAAAAGATTCTAGCAAATTAA
- a CDS encoding DUF2314 domain-containing protein, translating to MNNSAKIEENEIYQYNLYKAKNTLWYFNELIKNGFSEYNCVKFKNKEGVYVWLENVKIEESNYLGHLAENELSQKISIEEVIDWMIIEEGRLVGGYTIRHYRDTLDDEAKMNFDIDFGVKIDDVNDFFKPDFRTPEGAIITIENFYSDKNLSGVLSCKNFLQEAENLLEERKIDVTEELTTKIAETLKTSFIEGIESNGFPYFKDIERNFSLKEKLENKHLIEEKITYPDKTTTINTLWVGYSEEQKWKVLNLVD from the coding sequence ATGAACAATAGTGCAAAAATTGAAGAAAACGAGATTTATCAATATAATCTATACAAAGCTAAAAATACCTTATGGTATTTCAATGAATTGATTAAAAATGGATTCTCTGAATATAATTGTGTTAAATTCAAAAATAAGGAAGGAGTTTATGTCTGGCTAGAAAATGTTAAGATCGAAGAAAGCAATTATTTAGGTCACCTTGCCGAAAATGAACTTTCTCAAAAAATCTCAATTGAAGAAGTAATAGATTGGATGATTATAGAAGAAGGAAGATTGGTGGGTGGCTACACAATACGACATTATAGAGATACTCTTGATGATGAAGCTAAAATGAATTTTGATATTGATTTTGGAGTTAAGATTGATGATGTTAATGATTTTTTTAAACCTGATTTCAGAACCCCGGAAGGTGCAATTATTACAATTGAAAACTTCTATTCAGACAAAAATCTAAGTGGGGTATTGTCTTGCAAAAACTTTTTACAGGAAGCCGAAAACTTATTGGAAGAAAGAAAAATAGATGTTACTGAAGAACTAACAACCAAAATTGCTGAAACATTGAAAACGTCTTTCATTGAAGGCATAGAGTCGAATGGATTCCCTTATTTCAAGGATATAGAAAGAAATTTCTCTCTTAAAGAAAAATTAGAAAATAAGCATTTAATTGAAGAAAAGATTACCTATCCTGATAAAACTACTACTATTAATACTTTATGGGTTGGATATTCTGAAGAACAAAAATGGAAAGTATTAAATCTTGTTGACTAA
- a CDS encoding AHH domain-containing protein, translating to MARFFNVDPLSEKYAYQSHYNFSENRVVDGRELEGLEWVGVVTRVMPLFENSSVRPNPVIETVNKTTETTGKVTNEHHLIPKQYKNHEIVKQAKEEGYKFEGKENKLTVEKFNKATGEGRHANHPKLNEQIKQLLDEIPKSEALNGVRNLRDKAKDAINNNPDTKLNDLKLKQAPPVKKDNINVNNPPVPVIKPVSKPKDPCAGRPGGCA from the coding sequence ATGGCGAGGTTCTTCAATGTGGATCCACTTAGTGAAAAATACGCTTATCAGTCGCATTATAATTTCTCAGAGAACAGAGTTGTAGATGGTAGAGAATTAGAGGGTCTTGAATGGGTTGGAGTAGTTACGAGAGTTATGCCTTTGTTTGAGAACTCTTCTGTACGCCCAAATCCAGTTATCGAAACAGTTAATAAAACTACTGAAACAACAGGCAAAGTAACAAACGAACATCATTTGATTCCAAAACAATATAAGAATCACGAAATTGTAAAACAGGCAAAGGAAGAAGGTTATAAATTTGAGGGCAAAGAAAATAAGCTAACTGTTGAGAAGTTTAACAAAGCTACCGGGGAAGGTAGACACGCAAACCATCCTAAGCTCAATGAACAAATAAAGCAATTACTTGATGAAATCCCTAAATCTGAGGCATTAAATGGGGTTAGAAATTTGAGAGATAAAGCAAAAGATGCAATTAATAACAATCCTGATACAAAATTGAATGATTTAAAATTGAAACAAGCTCCTCCTGTTAAAAAGGACAATATAAACGTTAATAATCCTCCCGTTCCTGTTATAAAGCCAGTATCTAAACCCAAAGATCCATGTGCAGGAAGACCAGGAGGCTGTGCCTAA
- a CDS encoding DUF4262 domain-containing protein, which yields MRKQEFINLISEHIENYGYHLTIVAGNSPLPRYCYSIGLLEKFGFEIAFVGGVLYRSDEIKDIIDKIIEQIKLDHSLSNFNLGILGNFKLQLIDKSWSKVMFDGIYDFYKSSNIKAYQIMPDEKHKTLEVPNMSLKFESKKQPIWQWLTENWSYPIKQDSIVFTDIDALFGKKILEIMRWEEQEWEMFTSDGTEIPTDQKRAVSFGTILGIDNTIMPAMNLKLEKGLWRNEDKQEWNDWG from the coding sequence ATGAGAAAGCAAGAATTTATTAATTTGATCAGTGAACATATAGAAAATTATGGTTATCACTTAACTATTGTGGCAGGAAACTCACCTCTTCCTAGGTATTGTTATTCAATTGGCTTATTGGAAAAATTTGGATTTGAAATAGCATTTGTTGGGGGAGTTTTATACAGATCTGATGAAATAAAAGATATTATAGATAAAATTATTGAGCAAATTAAATTAGATCATAGTTTAAGTAATTTTAATCTAGGTATACTCGGTAATTTTAAATTACAACTTATAGATAAATCATGGAGTAAAGTTATGTTTGATGGTATTTATGATTTTTATAAAAGTTCAAATATTAAAGCTTATCAAATTATGCCTGATGAAAAGCATAAGACTCTGGAGGTTCCAAACATGTCTCTAAAATTTGAATCAAAAAAACAACCTATTTGGCAATGGCTAACAGAAAATTGGTCTTATCCCATCAAACAAGATTCTATTGTTTTTACAGATATTGATGCTTTGTTTGGAAAAAAGATTTTGGAAATTATGAGATGGGAAGAACAAGAATGGGAAATGTTTACAAGTGACGGAACTGAAATACCTACTGATCAAAAAAGAGCAGTATCTTTTGGAACTATATTAGGCATTGATAATACCATAATGCCAGCCATGAACCTAAAATTAGAGAAAGGACTCTGGCGCAATGAAGATAAACAGGAATGGAACGATTGGGGATAA
- a CDS encoding TonB-dependent receptor, with amino-acid sequence MISPDLSNILAYKVPGLAFGNNLVSNRGQTLRGRNVLIMIDGIPQSSPLRNNDREIRSIDPSVLERVEVVKGATSIYGNGAEGGIINYITQKSISGKPFSGRTVLGFTSHDLFNNKMFKSDGGAGYRVSQSFFGKVGKLDYLVNGTFTQNGVKIDGEGLVQNPRYGLGETAVSNAFAKIGYDFNDTNRVEAMYNYYSSLQDSKYILDIGKYGERPSTGKLGEREGVKEGTRYNHNGYFKYINKNIFRNTTLNTTLYFQDFYTIYDYRNAPRWKTGGQSAILEKKYGFRADFNTEFGKDKGLKGSLTYGADLLNEKTSQPLVDGRIWVPEMNMLAIAPFVQGKLFITDDLTVKAGLRWDKMSVKVPDYTTLPSNKDIPFNVQGGRLNYSNLSYNVGLSYVAFDFFQPFTSYSRGFNIYDLGRVLRDAKSNVLNEINTDPVVIDNYEIGFNTKIGQYVDFSASYFYNYSKLGADLVSVNGFWTPLRAPQYINGIELSLNVYPTQGLSIGTNYTYQEGKVDVKNDNSYEKYLSGLRIAPARLNSYIKWNDKAQKLQLGAYHMYSFKRDKFEPAATGKYDEGEGPVKAFSLFNFQGSYKVNSLMSVGLGIENIFNTSYFIPTSMYTARDAEYVRGNGRYYTVSLSFNY; translated from the coding sequence TTGATCTCGCCGGATCTCAGTAATATTTTAGCTTATAAAGTACCAGGATTGGCATTTGGAAATAACCTTGTGAGCAACAGAGGGCAAACTCTGAGAGGAAGAAATGTTCTGATTATGATCGACGGAATTCCACAATCCAGCCCGTTGCGAAACAACGATAGGGAAATCAGAAGTATAGATCCTTCCGTTTTGGAAAGGGTTGAAGTCGTAAAAGGAGCCACTTCCATCTATGGAAACGGAGCTGAAGGTGGTATTATCAATTATATTACTCAGAAAAGTATTTCCGGTAAGCCTTTTTCAGGAAGAACGGTTTTAGGATTTACCAGCCATGATCTTTTTAATAACAAAATGTTCAAATCGGACGGTGGTGCCGGCTACAGGGTTTCACAAAGCTTCTTTGGAAAGGTTGGAAAACTGGATTATCTTGTTAACGGAACTTTTACCCAAAACGGAGTGAAAATAGATGGGGAAGGGCTGGTTCAGAATCCAAGATATGGTTTGGGAGAAACCGCCGTTAGTAATGCTTTTGCCAAGATCGGATATGATTTTAATGATACTAACAGGGTGGAAGCGATGTACAACTATTACTCGAGCCTGCAGGATTCAAAATATATCCTGGATATCGGTAAATACGGAGAGCGTCCTTCTACCGGCAAATTGGGTGAAAGAGAAGGCGTAAAAGAAGGAACGAGATATAATCATAACGGATATTTTAAATATATCAACAAAAATATTTTCCGTAATACAACCCTGAATACAACCTTGTATTTTCAGGATTTTTATACCATCTATGATTATCGGAATGCACCAAGATGGAAAACCGGAGGCCAGTCGGCAATTTTAGAAAAGAAGTACGGATTCAGAGCAGATTTCAACACTGAATTTGGAAAAGATAAAGGATTAAAAGGTTCCTTAACCTATGGTGCTGATCTTCTTAATGAGAAAACAAGCCAGCCATTGGTGGATGGCAGAATTTGGGTTCCCGAAATGAATATGCTGGCTATCGCACCTTTTGTGCAGGGAAAATTATTCATTACCGATGATCTGACCGTAAAGGCAGGACTCCGATGGGATAAAATGTCGGTTAAAGTTCCGGATTATACCACTCTGCCTTCCAATAAAGATATTCCGTTTAATGTGCAGGGAGGAAGATTAAATTATTCGAACCTGTCTTATAACGTAGGATTGAGCTATGTAGCCTTTGATTTCTTTCAGCCTTTTACTTCCTATTCCAGAGGATTTAATATCTATGACCTGGGACGGGTCTTGAGAGATGCCAAAAGCAATGTTTTAAATGAAATCAATACCGATCCTGTGGTTATCGACAATTACGAAATTGGATTCAACACCAAGATCGGGCAATACGTAGATTTCTCTGCAAGTTATTTTTATAATTATTCCAAACTGGGAGCAGATCTCGTTTCTGTGAATGGTTTCTGGACACCGCTTCGTGCTCCGCAATACATCAATGGAATTGAGCTGTCTTTGAACGTGTATCCCACACAGGGCCTGTCAATAGGAACCAATTATACTTATCAGGAAGGAAAAGTAGATGTGAAAAATGATAACAGCTACGAAAAATATTTAAGCGGGCTGAGAATTGCTCCCGCACGACTGAACTCTTATATTAAATGGAATGATAAAGCTCAGAAATTACAGTTGGGAGCCTATCATATGTATTCATTTAAAAGAGATAAGTTTGAGCCTGCTGCAACAGGGAAATATGACGAAGGGGAAGGCCCTGTGAAAGCTTTCAGTCTTTTTAATTTTCAGGGAAGCTATAAGGTCAATAGCCTGATGTCTGTAGGATTGGGAATAGAAAATATATTCAATACTTCATACTTTATCCCGACCTCGATGTATACCGCACGCGACGCAGAATATGTGAGAGGAAACGGAAGATATTATACAGTCTCTCTTAGTTTTAATTATTAA